One genomic region from Bufo bufo chromosome 3, aBufBuf1.1, whole genome shotgun sequence encodes:
- the PCDH20 gene encoding protocadherin-20, translated as MGQQAIPTRTSLNHGQHFLFLYLIVPLTGPAICSASYSTASELLYMLHEGLPKGILIGNIVRDLQLGLFTDPPLSFSLASKGLSGKYVTLDNSTGELYTSAEELDREALCSQNPGVQDCVLLLDIIILPQEYFRLIKIKIAIIDVNDNAPVFPVAQIYITVPENAPVNTRLVIEHPAYDPDGGLYGVQTYRLVEYNGVFTLDVEENESGERTPYLIIMGTLDREIKSDYKTIIIAEDGGNPPLVGSATLSILISDVNDNCPQFSESTINVTIPGNSSVGVKVTTVQAVDIDEGSNAIITYAFSERVPQSSKELFYLDENTGVIKLFKKVDGNTVQQHKLTVFANGPGCIPAVMNVFISIIKVALRPPEVVPRYIANEENGIVYLKELEPINSPIAFFTIKDPDDKYKVNCYLEGEGPFRLAAYKTYTNEYLLETTNTLDYETKRTYNISVVALSLDGSKVKKPMQVYILDENDNAPVFTQPTIEVTIEENNQANAFLAKLHATDADSGDRGQVSYFLGPDAPAYFSLDKQTGILTVTTMLDREEKEKYRFTVKARDSGKPPRESVATVHITVLDKNDNSPRFISKDFSFFVPENFPGFGEIGVISVTDADSGQNGWIALSIVNGSDIFVIDTGKRLLRAKVSLDREQQSSYTLWVEATDGGDPTFSSTAKITILLLDVNDNPPLVLFPQSNMSYLLVLPSTLPGSPVTEVYAVDKDTGMNAVIAYSIIGRRGPRPESFRIDSKTGNITLEEALMRDDYGLYRLLVKVTDHGYPEPLFSTVMVNLFVNDTVSNESYIENLLRRDPDINIEEKEPQIAIKPTHKKIEADSCVPTLVTLSIFCLGSVILVTLMAMYICLRKGKKDNRINENLEVQIPLNGKMNFHSIDKKPIEISNI; from the exons ATGGGGCAACAAGCCATTCCAACCAGGACCAGCCTCAACCATGGACAG CACTTTTTGTTCCTCTACCTGATTGTTCCCTTAACTGGACCTGCAATTTGCTCAGCAAGTTACAGCACAGCTTCTGAATTGCTATACATGCTGCACGAAGGGTTACCCAAGGGGATTCTCATTGGAAACATTGTGCGTGATCTGCAGCTGGGTCTCTTTACTGACCCCCCTCTTTCATTCAGCCTGGCATCTAAAGGGCTAAGTGGGAAGTATGTGACACTTGATAACAGCACGGGGGAGCTGTACACATCAGCAGAGGAATTGGACAGAGAAGCTCTTTGCTCACAAAACCCTGGCGTTCAGGACTGTGTCCTCCTCCTTGATATTATCATTTTGCCACAGGAATATTTTAGGCTCATCAAAATAAAGATTGCCATCATTGATGTGAATGACAATGCTCCTGTGTTTCCAGTGGCACAGATTTATATTACTGTTCCGGAGAATGCTCCTGTTAACACCAGGCTGGTTATAGAGCATCCTGCTTATGACCCTGATGGAGGACTTTATGGAGTCCAGACCTACAGGTTAGTGGAATACAATGGTGTTTTTACATTAGACGTGGAAGAGAATGAGAGTGGAGAGAGGACGCCTTACCTTATAATTATGGGGACTCTGGACAGGGAGATCAAGTCTGATTACAAAACTATTATTATTGCTGAAGATGGTGGCAACCCACCCCTTGTAGGATCTGCCACTCTTTCTATTCTCATAAGTGATGTCAATGATAATTGTCCACAGTTCAGTGAATCTACGATCAATGTGACTATTCCTGGAAACTCAAGTGTTGGTGTGAAAGTAACCACGGTGCAAGCTGTGGACATTGATGAAGGCAGCAATGCAATAATTACGTACGCCTTCAGTGAACGTGTCCCACAGTCTTCAAAAGAACTTTTCTACTTGGACGAAAATACAGGAGTAATAAAGCTTTTCAAAAAGGTAGATGGCAACACTGTTCAGCAACATAAATTAACTGTATTTGCCAATGGCCCAGGCTGCATCCCCGCCGTTATGAACGTGTTTATTTCAATTATTAAGGTAGCTCTCCGACCACCTGAGGTTGTACCTCGCTATATTGCAAATGAAGAAAATGGTATTGTGTATTTGAAAGAGTTAGAACCTATTAATTCACCCATTGCATTTTTTACCATCAAAGATCCTGATGACAAATACAAGGTGAATTGTTATTTAGAAGGGGAAGGACCATTCCGACTTGCCGCATACAAAACCTATACCAATGAGTATTTACTTGAGACTACAAATACTTTAGATTATGAAACAAAACGAACATATAATATTTCAGTGGTTGCCCTTAGTCTGGATGGGTCTAAAGTTAAGAAACCGATGCAAGTGTATATTTTGGATGAGAATGACAATGCCCCTGTTTTTACACAGCCCACCATAGAAGTTACTATTGAAGAAAACAACCAGGCAAATGCTTTTTTGGCCAAATTGCACGCTACTGATGCTGACAGTGGAGACAGAGGACAAGTTTCCTACTTTTTGGGACCTGATGCACCTGCTTATTTTTCTCTTGATAAGCAAACAGGAATTCTTACAGTTACCACTATGTTAGATCGAGAGGAAAAAGAGAAATACAGGTTCACTGTGAAAGCAAGAGATTCTGGCAAACCTCCAAGAGAGTCAGTAGCCACTGTTCATATTACAGTTCTAGACAAAAATGACAACAGCCCTCGTTTCATCAGcaaagatttcagtttttttgttcctGAGAACTTTCCTGGTTTTGGTGAAATTGGAGTAATTAGCGTCACAGATGCTGACTCTGGACAGAATGGCTGGATAGCCCTTTCTATAGTGAATGGAAGTGACATTTTTGTCAttgacactggcaaaagactcttGAGAGCAAAGGTATCACTTGATAGGGAACAACAGAGTTCTTATACTCTATGGGTCGAAGCAACTGATGGCGGTGACCCTACTTTCTCGTCTACAGCAAAAATAACCATATTGCTTCTGGATGTTAATGACAACCCCCCACTGGTCTTATTCCCACAGTCCAATATGTCCTATCTTCTTGTCCTTCCTTCAACTCTGCCGGGTTCTCCTGTTACTGAAGTTTATGCTGTTGATAAGGACACAGGGATGAATGCAGTCATAGCATACAGTATTATAGGAAGGAGGGGGCCTAGACCTGAATCTTTTAGGATAGATTCCAAAACAGGAAACATAACCTTAGAAGAGGCCCTAATGAGGGATGATTATGGCCTATATAGGTTATTAGTGAAAGTAACTGATCATGGTTATCCAGAACCTCTTTTCTCCACAGTTATGGTCAATTTGTTTGTCAATGATACAGTAAGTAATGAGAGCTACATTGAGAACTTGCTGAGGAGAGATCCTGACATTAATATAGAAGAGAAGGAACCACAAATAGCAATTAAACCTACTCATAAAAAGATAGAAGCAGATTCCTGTGTCCCTACACTGGTCACTCTGTCAATATTCTGTTTGGGCTCTGTCATTCTGGTCACTTTAATGGCAATGTATATCTGCTTGAGAAAAGGAAAGAAAGATAACAGGATAAATGAAAATCTGGAAGTTCAAATCCCACTAAATGGCAAAATGAACTTCCATTCAATCGATAAAAAGCCAATTGAGATTTCCaacatttaa